A region of the Gammaproteobacteria bacterium genome:
GCGTAGAAAAACTCCTGCCACTGGCGCACCATGCCCATGTAGCGGTTGTTCAGGTTGACGATCTTGATCGGCAGGTCGTACTGCAGACAAGTGGAAAGTTCCTGGATGCACATGACCAGGCTGGCCTCCCCGGTGATGCAGATCACCGGCTTTTTCGGGAACGCCAACTGCACCCCCATGGCGGCGGGCAGGCCGAAGCCCATGGTGCCCAGGCCGCCGGAATTGATCCAGCGCCGCGGCTGGTCGAATTTGTAAAACTGCGCCGCCCACATCTGGTGCTGGCCCACGTCCGAGGTGATGAAGGCATCGCCCCCGGTCAGTTCGTAGAGCGTCTCGATGACGTGCTGCGGTTTGATCGCCTTGCCGTTTTGTTCGTACTGCAGGCAGTCAATTGCCTGCCACTGTCGGATCTGCTGCCACCATTCCTGCAATCCCTCCTGCTCGGGCCGCTCGCCCTTTTCGTCCAGGACGCGGTTCATCTCCTCCAGCACGTGCCGCACGTCGCCGACGATCGGCACGTCCACCGGCACGTTCTTGGAGATCGAGGAGGGGTCTATGTCTATGTGCACGATGCGCGCGTCCGGGCAGAATTTGTCCAGGTCGCCGGTTACCCGGTCGTCGAAGCGGGCGCCGATGGCGATCAGCGTATCGCAGTAATGCATGGCCATATTGGCCTCGTAGGTGCCGTGCATGCCCAGCATGCCGACGAACTGGGGGTCCGTGCCCGGGTACGCGCCCAGGCCCATCAGGGTGTTGGTGATCGGGTAGCCGAGGCGCCGCACCAGCCGCCGCAATTCTTCGGAGGCGCCGCTGAGGATCACGCCGCCGCCGGTGTAGAACATCGGCCGCCTGGCCTCCAGCAACAGCCGCACCGCTTTGCGGATCTGACCGCTGTGGCCCTTGGTCCGCGGCTTGTAGGAGCGCATCTCTATCTTGTCGGGATAGGCGAAGCCGCAGCTTTCGGCGGTGATGTCCTTGGGGATGTCCACCACCACCGGCCCCGGGCGGCCGCTGGCGGCGATATGAAATGCCTTTTTGATGGTGGCGGCCAGCTCGCGCACGTCGCCGACCAGAAAATTGTGCTTGACGCAGGGGCGGGTGATGCCCACCGAGTCCACCTCCTGGAAGGCGTCGTTGCCGATCAGCGGCCTCGCCACCTGGCCGGTGAACACCACCATGGGGATGGAATCCATATAGGCCGTGGCGATGCCGGTCACGCTGTTGGTGACGCCGGGGCCGGAGGTTACCAGTACGACCCCGGGACGGCCGGTAGCCCGGGCGTAGCCGTCGGCGGCGTGGGCCGCTCCCTGCTCGTGGCGCACCAGGATGTGCTGCAATTCTTTTTGTTGGAACAGGGCGTCGTAGATATGCAGGACGGCGCCGCCCGGGTAGCCGAAGATATGCCGCACGCCTTCCGCGTGCAGTGCGCGCACGAAGATCTCCGCCCCGCGCAGTACTTCCGGTTTACGTTCGTTCATGGCGGGAAAGGCGATCACGCACTGGCAGATGTTCGCTACTGGTCCGCATCGGCAAAGTGCCGCCACGGTAACGGTTTCCGACAAGCGGGTCAAGGGAAAAAGCCTTTCCCGGCGGCGCCTGGGCCGGGCGGGCGCCGCGCCGCCGCCGGCGGCGCGTATTTATGCGCGTTGCGCGCCGTATATAACGTATATAATCCGCGGCCATGTTCGCTCGTTCTTCTTCCCTGCGCTAAGCCCGCGATGCGCGCCTCCCGGTTGCTTTTGGCTACCCTGCGGGAGCCGCCCGCCGAGGCGGAGACCGCCAGCCACAGGCTGTTGATGCGGGCAGGGATGATCCGGCAACTGGCCGCCGGCATCTACACCTGGCTGCCCCTGGGCTGGCGGGTGCTGAAGAAGATCGAGGGCATCGTCCGCGCGGAGATGGACCGCATCGGTTGCCAGGAAATCCTCATGCCGGGGGTGCAGCCGGCCGAGTTGT
Encoded here:
- the ilvB gene encoding biosynthetic-type acetolactate synthase large subunit, yielding MNERKPEVLRGAEIFVRALHAEGVRHIFGYPGGAVLHIYDALFQQKELQHILVRHEQGAAHAADGYARATGRPGVVLVTSGPGVTNSVTGIATAYMDSIPMVVFTGQVARPLIGNDAFQEVDSVGITRPCVKHNFLVGDVRELAATIKKAFHIAASGRPGPVVVDIPKDITAESCGFAYPDKIEMRSYKPRTKGHSGQIRKAVRLLLEARRPMFYTGGGVILSGASEELRRLVRRLGYPITNTLMGLGAYPGTDPQFVGMLGMHGTYEANMAMHYCDTLIAIGARFDDRVTGDLDKFCPDARIVHIDIDPSSISKNVPVDVPIVGDVRHVLEEMNRVLDEKGERPEQEGLQEWWQQIRQWQAIDCLQYEQNGKAIKPQHVIETLYELTGGDAFITSDVGQHQMWAAQFYKFDQPRRWINSGGLGTMGFGLPAAMGVQLAFPKKPVICITGEASLVMCIQELSTCLQYDLPIKIVNLNNRYMGMVRQWQEFFYAGRYSHSYMSALPNFVRLAESFGHVGMKIERPGDVKSALQRALSMKEQVVLMDFITDQTENVYPMIAAGKGHHEMHLSPAHATPDRELA